In the Streptomyces sp. 3214.6 genome, GGACGGAGAAGGGCTCCCGCATTCTCGCGGTCGCGAACAAGCTGCGCGCGGGCGTCGTCTGGTCCAACACGTTCAACAAGTTCGACCCGACCTCGCCCTTCGGCGGCTACAAGGAGTCGGGCTTCGGCCGCGAGGGCGGTCGCCACGGCCTGGAGGCATACCTCGATGTCTGAGAAGACCGAAAAGACCGAGCAGCGCCTGTCTGTCTTCAAGACCTACAAGCTGTACGTCGGCGGGAAGTTCCCGCGTTCCGAGAGCGGCCGGGTGTACGAGGTGACCGACGCAAAGGGCAACTGGCTGGCGAACGCCCCGCAGTCGAGCCGCAAGGACGCGCGGGACGCCGTGGTGGCCGCCCGCAAGGCGTTCGGCGGCTGGTCGGGCGCCACGGCGTACAACCGGGGCCAGGTCCTGTACCGCGTCGCCGAGATGCTGGAGGGCCGCCGGGACCAGTTCACCCGCGAGGTCGCCGACGCCGAGGGCCTGTCGAAGTCCAAGGCCGCGGCACTCGTCGACGCCACGATCGACCGCTGGGTCTGGTACGCGGGCTGGACCGACAAGATCGCCCAGGTGGTCGGCGGCGGAAACCCGGTCGCGGGCCCGTACTTCAACCTCTCCTCCCCCGAGCCGACGGGCG is a window encoding:
- a CDS encoding aldehyde dehydrogenase family protein — protein: MSEKTEKTEQRLSVFKTYKLYVGGKFPRSESGRVYEVTDAKGNWLANAPQSSRKDARDAVVAARKAFGGWSGATAYNRGQVLYRVAEMLEGRRDQFTREVADAEGLSKSKAAALVDATIDRWVWYAGWTDKIAQVVGGGNPVAGPYFNLSSPEPTGVVAVLAPQESSFLGLVSVLAPVIATGNTAVVVASERSPLPALSLAEVLATSDVPGGVVNVLSGRTTEIAAPLAAHQDVNAIDLAGADDVLAKELEIAAADNLKRVLRPQPVDDWSQAPATERMTAFLETKTVWHPTGSLGASGSAY